A window from Nitrospira sp. ND1 encodes these proteins:
- a CDS encoding ATP-binding protein, whose amino-acid sequence MSDLLSNLPIARKLFLASVIPALTVLLLSVLTYRTVTTFSDDEGQLNDIYYSQRLASEYLRLVVDLETGFRGFVLTSQEHYLFPYRTAQDHVLNIGRTLEAQVSAYDDQRALITSVQQLVRQFIDEKETLIDAVKAEHPDEARLYIEEGKGRTLMLKIRQDMGRFEHLAQTALNTKLAKLAQDRDTMLMTILGGGLFALICMVAALHLIAHSITTPLERLARAVVASDSNPIPQVPVMTRTDEIGNLSRVMHAMSSAIHSHIAALQLSEANLRQLNQDLAGSEAKYRSIVDHAPFGIFTTRGMTLVFSNRYNSLLAGLDPREEKDPDAVRRAIHPEDRERVIEEFAQAVAEGQPYETVFRFLHPDGTIRKVLSRRIPIRDHSGEVVMYQGFNVDITALDLMQSRLRRAERLATLGQVAAGIAHEIRNPLVGIGSTTSLLLDDTDPTDARRPDLAVILQETKRLDRIVNQIIDYARPREIVAFAFDMAQLVQEVMKVLDEPLTRKQVTIRLASPDSPYTIQADRDQLKQVLLNVLQNAIEASPSGKTITVTLVQQARGVEPGLEVTVADRGTGISPTHLPHVFEPFFTSGKPRGTGLGLAICRNILEAHGGDIALDSEVGRGTTVRVWAPLRQQPPRMQEEEQHAGHDLRHG is encoded by the coding sequence TTGAGTGACCTGCTCAGCAATCTGCCCATTGCCCGCAAGCTCTTTCTTGCGTCGGTGATCCCTGCACTCACCGTGCTGCTTCTCAGCGTCTTGACCTACCGCACCGTCACGACGTTCTCCGACGACGAAGGTCAACTCAATGACATTTACTACTCCCAGCGATTGGCCTCGGAGTACCTTCGGCTCGTCGTGGACCTCGAAACAGGGTTTCGCGGTTTCGTGCTCACGAGCCAGGAGCATTACTTGTTTCCCTATCGAACCGCTCAGGACCATGTGCTGAACATCGGCAGGACGCTGGAAGCGCAGGTCTCCGCCTATGACGATCAACGCGCGTTGATCACCTCCGTCCAACAACTCGTCCGGCAGTTCATCGATGAAAAGGAAACCTTGATCGATGCCGTGAAGGCGGAGCATCCCGACGAGGCGCGGCTCTACATCGAGGAGGGCAAAGGGCGAACGTTGATGTTGAAGATTCGCCAGGACATGGGGCGCTTCGAACATCTCGCCCAGACGGCACTGAATACCAAACTCGCGAAACTCGCCCAGGATCGCGACACCATGCTCATGACCATTCTCGGCGGCGGCCTCTTCGCGCTGATCTGCATGGTGGCAGCCTTGCACCTCATCGCCCACTCCATCACGACGCCGCTGGAGCGCCTGGCCAGGGCGGTGGTGGCGTCGGACAGCAATCCGATTCCGCAGGTTCCGGTCATGACAAGAACGGATGAGATCGGAAATCTGTCGCGTGTCATGCACGCCATGAGTTCGGCCATCCATTCTCACATTGCAGCGCTACAACTGTCGGAAGCCAACCTGCGACAGCTCAACCAGGACCTGGCCGGTTCCGAGGCCAAGTATCGCAGTATCGTCGACCATGCCCCCTTCGGCATCTTTACCACCCGCGGAATGACCCTCGTGTTCAGCAATCGATACAACAGCCTCCTCGCGGGACTCGACCCGCGCGAAGAGAAGGACCCCGATGCGGTCCGGCGCGCGATCCACCCGGAGGACCGGGAGCGGGTTATCGAGGAATTCGCGCAGGCGGTGGCGGAGGGACAGCCCTATGAAACGGTCTTCCGGTTTCTCCATCCGGACGGCACTATCAGGAAAGTCTTGAGCCGGCGCATCCCGATTCGCGATCATTCCGGAGAGGTCGTCATGTACCAGGGGTTCAACGTGGACATCACCGCGCTCGACCTCATGCAATCGCGACTGCGGCGGGCCGAGCGACTGGCCACACTCGGGCAAGTGGCCGCAGGCATCGCGCACGAAATCAGAAACCCGCTCGTCGGCATCGGCTCGACCACGTCTCTCCTACTCGACGACACCGATCCAACCGATGCGCGCCGCCCCGATCTGGCCGTCATTCTGCAGGAGACCAAACGCCTCGATCGGATCGTGAACCAGATCATCGACTATGCCCGCCCCCGTGAGATCGTGGCGTTCGCTTTCGACATGGCACAGCTGGTGCAAGAGGTCATGAAGGTCTTGGATGAGCCGCTCACGCGCAAACAGGTGACGATCCGTCTCGCGTCGCCGGACTCCCCCTACACCATTCAGGCCGATCGCGATCAGCTGAAACAAGTGCTGCTCAACGTCCTGCAGAACGCGATCGAAGCCAGCCCCTCCGGCAAGACGATTACCGTCACTCTGGTTCAGCAGGCCCGAGGGGTGGAACCGGGACTGGAAGTCACCGTCGCAGACCGGGGAACCGGGATCAGCCCCACCCACCTCCCGCATGTATTCGAACCGTTTTTCACCAGCGGCAAACCGCGGGGGACAGGATTAGGACTTGCCATCTGCCGTAACATTCTCGAGGCACACGGCGGAGACATTG
- a CDS encoding HlyD family efflux transporter periplasmic adaptor subunit, giving the protein MTTTTADMSQHPQSAGGSPPAGPYRIHPKAIRARRNRRLLVVAGLVLVATVAYLVHWYTHDRFWVRTDNAYVTGNLVPVAAQASGIVTQVLAEETQFVNRGDLMIKLDEHQAYAALGRARGRLGEEVRRIASLFINRKQLAEKLRSRRARLELAEHDMDRYQRAAPSGAISKQILQNTADKIASLDAEVRETQAELDSLDAQIGGTTVMAHPAVDLAKHQLIEAHLEYTRQQIRAPISGYVAKRKAQVGDRVQPGALLMTIVPLDHLWVEANLRETELQHVRPGQPALVNVSLYGSKQTFHGTVEGLVPGSGSAFALLPPDNSTGNFIHIVERVPVRIALPADELREHPIRPGLSTVTSINITESGQSVWTSLATPSTAEYETDVYADELPMAESLAKEVIATNLVVGDRGESIDSLLDEEEEIQRIVPRKGDARTSPEGRVPVERDRMRTHRDPVPSSFIPRRSPDLGATTDPLTPSIGPGSGSLGPEAGRSPSRLRSGFEMGEGRQVLGTGRH; this is encoded by the coding sequence ATGACAACCACAACTGCAGATATGTCTCAGCATCCGCAATCCGCTGGTGGCTCGCCGCCGGCCGGACCCTACCGCATCCATCCGAAGGCCATTCGTGCGCGACGGAATCGACGGCTACTAGTTGTGGCCGGTCTGGTCCTGGTCGCTACCGTCGCGTATCTGGTGCACTGGTATACGCACGACCGGTTTTGGGTACGAACAGATAACGCCTACGTCACAGGGAATCTAGTGCCGGTGGCGGCGCAGGCGTCCGGCATCGTGACGCAGGTGCTCGCCGAGGAAACGCAGTTCGTCAATCGGGGGGACTTGATGATCAAGTTGGATGAGCATCAAGCCTACGCTGCACTGGGGAGGGCCCGTGGCCGGTTGGGCGAGGAAGTCCGTCGTATCGCGTCGTTGTTTATCAATCGGAAGCAACTTGCGGAAAAACTGCGCTCGCGCCGGGCCCGGCTGGAGTTGGCCGAGCACGACATGGATCGGTATCAACGGGCCGCTCCGAGCGGCGCGATCTCCAAACAGATCCTGCAAAATACCGCGGACAAAATTGCGAGTTTGGACGCAGAGGTGCGGGAGACCCAGGCCGAGCTGGATTCTCTGGATGCGCAGATCGGGGGCACGACCGTCATGGCCCATCCGGCAGTAGATCTCGCCAAGCATCAGCTGATCGAAGCGCACCTGGAGTATACGCGCCAACAGATCCGGGCTCCCATTTCCGGATATGTTGCCAAGCGCAAAGCCCAGGTGGGAGATCGTGTTCAGCCCGGGGCGCTTCTCATGACCATCGTTCCGCTGGATCATCTGTGGGTCGAAGCGAATTTGCGTGAAACGGAACTGCAGCATGTCCGTCCCGGCCAGCCGGCCCTGGTGAACGTGAGCCTCTACGGATCGAAGCAAACGTTCCATGGCACGGTCGAGGGTCTGGTGCCGGGGAGCGGCAGCGCGTTCGCCCTGTTGCCTCCGGACAATTCGACCGGAAACTTCATTCACATCGTCGAGCGCGTCCCGGTGCGTATCGCCTTGCCCGCAGACGAACTGCGGGAACATCCGATTCGGCCGGGCCTGTCGACCGTGACCAGTATCAATATCACCGAGTCCGGGCAATCCGTGTGGACCTCCTTGGCGACCCCCTCCACGGCCGAATACGAGACCGATGTCTACGCGGACGAATTGCCTATGGCGGAGTCCCTGGCAAAAGAAGTGATCGCGACGAATTTGGTGGTCGGCGATCGTGGAGAGTCGATCGATTCCCTTCTCGACGAGGAGGAGGAGATTCAGCGGATAGTGCCACGAAAAGGCGATGCGCGCACGTCGCCTGAAGGACGGGTTCCGGTGGAGCGCGACCGGATGCGTACGCACCGTGATCCGGTGCCGAGTTCATTCATTCCGCGAAGAAGTCCCGATTTGGGCGCGACGACGGATCCTCTCACCCCCTCAATCGGTCCAGGCTCCGGGTCCTTGGGGCCCGAGGCAGGGCGCAGTCCCTCGCGACTCAGGTCAGGTTTTGAGATGGGTGAGGGCAGGCAGGTCTTGGGCACAGGACGTCATTAG
- a CDS encoding efflux transporter outer membrane subunit: MILPVTMRRRLKIVLGIGCALFFGGCAWIPKGDQPAQYLEAPEMTETLAEVTSRLQNWPEDRWWEQFGNPELNGLIEQSLNDNPGLKHAAARLRQATSLVKVEGARLLPFLEADASLTYERISQHGVFAALNPEVAGIKIMYGIINPLSFRYEFDFWGKNRAMLEAALGHAAAEEAETAEVRLRLTTGIARAYFRGQALQQQLTIVKTIVGIRRELKTLAETRFRLGLDNDQPVKIAVADYEAAFKRQAAIRDQLDVQRHLLARLVGKGPDEGAHLFAKPKVIVPSQIAAPDHLSLGLLVHRPDLAAALYRAHAASRLVRVATTQFYPTIDLTGFVGFNALTLAKGTDKLANFLFSGQSFTYGLAPGLRMPWFEGGRLRGELGAQRAEYDAAVELYNDTLLEAMREVADSLSAWQTTNEIMASHKRLVASLGDDWRLAKVRLVNGLDDDREVLRHRYPVLEQEYALRALESDQLVAAVDLIESLGGGYHNPDIEKRPKQNPS, translated from the coding sequence ATGATTTTGCCTGTCACAATGAGGCGCCGATTGAAGATCGTCCTCGGGATCGGCTGCGCGCTTTTCTTCGGCGGTTGTGCCTGGATCCCGAAAGGGGATCAACCGGCGCAATATCTCGAGGCGCCTGAAATGACGGAGACGCTGGCGGAGGTCACGTCCCGGCTTCAGAATTGGCCGGAGGATCGCTGGTGGGAACAGTTCGGCAATCCGGAACTGAACGGGTTGATCGAGCAGTCGCTCAACGATAACCCCGGGTTAAAACATGCGGCGGCGCGGCTGCGGCAGGCCACTTCTCTCGTGAAGGTCGAAGGCGCCCGGCTCTTGCCGTTTCTCGAAGCGGACGCGTCGTTGACCTACGAGCGCATTTCACAACATGGCGTGTTTGCGGCCCTGAATCCGGAAGTAGCGGGCATCAAGATCATGTACGGGATTATCAATCCGTTGAGCTTCCGGTATGAGTTCGATTTTTGGGGAAAGAACCGGGCCATGCTGGAAGCCGCTCTGGGCCATGCTGCGGCCGAAGAAGCGGAAACGGCCGAAGTTCGGCTACGGCTGACCACCGGCATTGCCCGCGCCTATTTCCGCGGTCAGGCGCTTCAACAGCAGCTTACTATCGTCAAGACCATTGTCGGCATCCGCCGCGAGCTTAAGACGTTGGCGGAGACTCGGTTCCGGCTCGGGCTTGATAACGACCAGCCGGTCAAAATCGCGGTGGCCGACTATGAAGCCGCGTTCAAGCGCCAGGCGGCGATCCGCGATCAGTTGGATGTGCAGCGCCATTTACTGGCGCGATTAGTCGGCAAGGGGCCTGATGAGGGGGCCCATCTGTTCGCCAAGCCGAAAGTGATCGTTCCCAGTCAGATTGCGGCACCGGATCATCTGTCCCTGGGATTACTCGTCCATCGTCCCGATCTGGCGGCCGCCCTCTATCGCGCCCACGCCGCTTCGCGTTTGGTCAGGGTGGCGACGACGCAGTTCTATCCCACCATCGATCTGACGGGATTCGTGGGATTCAATGCACTGACATTGGCGAAGGGTACGGATAAGCTGGCCAATTTTCTTTTCAGCGGTCAAAGCTTCACCTATGGCTTGGCGCCAGGATTGCGCATGCCCTGGTTTGAAGGCGGCCGGCTCCGCGGTGAATTGGGTGCGCAACGGGCGGAATACGATGCGGCGGTGGAGCTCTACAACGACACCCTGCTGGAAGCGATGCGGGAAGTCGCCGACAGTTTGAGTGCCTGGCAAACCACGAACGAAATCATGGCCTCGCACAAACGGCTGGTGGCCTCGTTGGGTGATGACTGGCGTTTGGCGAAGGTGCGACTCGTGAATGGGCTCGATGATGATCGGGAGGTATTGAGACATCGTTATCCTGTCCTGGAGCAGGAGTATGCGCTCAGGGCGCTGGAGAGCGACCAACTGGTGGCGGCAGTCGATCTGATCGAATCCTTGGGCGGCGGGTATCACAATCCGGACATTGAAAAACGACCGAAACAGAATCCGAGCTAA
- a CDS encoding DHA2 family efflux MFS transporter permease subunit: MAVVYLRRLHGWRFVLFNAVLGLSHIVVLFNAGSYIALLPHVSGDLGGVLPSFLTWAQTDFMVGLALGFPLARYLSGRIGDYRLLIGAFMVYSVASYLCGDSQTLAQFVPARIVQGIAGGITLPIAQSMLLNEYPKRLKAVALTVWGLFSITPFTIGMPVGGYIAYMLGWRFLFYLDFVLTLVIVGTLAALLYGRGFRRRYARFDLVGFVLLAVLLLGLQTLLNMGNDFDWLDSPFLQAIAVVLLVAFPCFVIWELGERHPTLDLRLFMHRNFVIGVISLTLGFFSIQGLLSLLIVQIQLILGYSSKLAGLALLPLVLLGAPAIAVMHILCKYIDARWLICLNSLGFAWTFYWLGLYDDPHSYEELFWPMLVEGIFLGSFFTPVTVLTLHGLSGPLIMRAAEVANLLRVAAGAFGITFQGIVLFRRIHFHQLHLADHFGGRQSISFDPMGQLTAKLSAAGLSQAQIQAKLGLLIRQEAAILGLNDAFLVASVLFVGLGILVWFAHPTHLPVAPAPADELREMRAEEMMEEVP; the protein is encoded by the coding sequence ATGGCGGTTGTCTATCTCAGGCGATTGCATGGATGGCGCTTCGTGCTGTTCAACGCCGTGCTCGGCCTGTCGCACATCGTCGTGTTGTTCAACGCCGGTTCCTACATTGCCCTGCTGCCGCATGTGTCGGGCGATCTGGGTGGCGTGTTACCGAGTTTTCTCACCTGGGCGCAAACCGACTTCATGGTCGGGTTGGCCCTGGGCTTTCCCCTTGCGCGATACCTCTCGGGACGTATCGGCGATTACCGCCTGCTGATCGGGGCCTTTATGGTGTACAGCGTGGCGTCGTATTTGTGCGGTGATAGCCAGACGCTCGCGCAATTCGTTCCCGCTCGCATTGTGCAAGGGATTGCCGGTGGCATCACGCTGCCGATCGCCCAGTCCATGCTGCTCAACGAGTATCCCAAGCGATTGAAGGCGGTCGCCTTGACCGTCTGGGGCCTGTTCAGCATTACGCCCTTCACCATCGGGATGCCGGTGGGGGGGTATATCGCGTACATGCTCGGGTGGCGTTTTCTGTTCTACCTGGATTTCGTGCTGACACTCGTGATTGTCGGCACGCTGGCCGCCCTGTTGTACGGGCGAGGCTTTCGTCGCCGGTACGCGCGCTTCGACCTGGTCGGGTTTGTGCTGCTGGCGGTGTTGCTCCTGGGGCTTCAGACGTTGCTCAACATGGGCAACGATTTCGATTGGCTGGATTCGCCGTTCCTCCAGGCCATCGCGGTGGTGCTGCTCGTGGCGTTTCCCTGTTTCGTCATCTGGGAACTCGGGGAGCGACATCCGACCCTGGATCTTCGATTGTTCATGCACCGCAATTTTGTGATCGGCGTCATCAGCCTGACGCTCGGGTTCTTCTCGATCCAAGGGCTGCTGTCGCTGTTGATCGTGCAGATCCAACTCATTCTCGGTTATTCGTCCAAGCTGGCCGGGCTGGCCCTGTTGCCGCTGGTCTTGCTGGGGGCGCCTGCCATTGCGGTCATGCATATTCTCTGCAAGTACATCGATGCCCGCTGGTTGATCTGTCTGAACAGTCTGGGCTTTGCCTGGACCTTCTACTGGCTCGGCCTTTACGACGATCCCCATAGTTATGAGGAGCTCTTCTGGCCGATGCTGGTGGAGGGCATTTTTCTGGGATCGTTTTTTACGCCTGTGACAGTGTTGACCCTGCACGGCCTGTCCGGTCCGCTCATCATGCGCGCGGCCGAGGTCGCGAATCTCTTACGCGTGGCGGCGGGTGCCTTCGGGATCACGTTTCAAGGCATCGTGCTGTTCAGGCGTATCCATTTTCATCAACTGCATCTGGCCGATCACTTCGGCGGGCGCCAGTCGATCTCTTTCGATCCGATGGGGCAGTTGACGGCCAAACTCAGCGCGGCAGGATTGTCGCAGGCTCAGATCCAGGCCAAGCTTGGACTGCTGATCCGGCAGGAAGCGGCGATTCTTGGCCTGAACGACGCGTTTCTCGTTGCGAGTGTCTTGTTTGTGGGATTGGGCATTCTCGTGTGGTTCGCTCATCCGACCCACTTACCGGTGGCGCCGGCTCCGGCCGATGAGTTGCGGGAGATGCGCGCTGAGGAAATGATGGAGGAGGTGCCATGA
- a CDS encoding sigma 54-interacting transcriptional regulator translates to MHNAALNYRTLLSVTNVLNSQRNRQSLFRAVTDQLAKVVRWERAGITVYDLKSDAFRFYAVETNLPKVVLRSDAMIPRAHSAVGWVYDHHQVHVRPHLQRERLFIEDESYLQEGLGRMINLPMVVQEACLGTLNIGSVEAGHPDPADVDFLQQVATQIGFAIAHVNAYEEINRLKEQLARENVYLAEELKANQDFGIVVGRSQAFEQVLTLARQAAPTGATVMVTGETGTGKEVLARAIHERSLRRDRAFVRLNCAALPSGLIESELFGHERGAFTGAEHQRVGRFELADGGTLFLDEVGEMPLEAQAKLLRVLQDGLVDRVGGANAIPVDVRVIAATNADLHRAIQQGRFRSDLYYRLNVFPIHMPPLRERPEDIPILARHFLRVHSQRLKRHCEDFDGPSMERLVQYAWPGNVRELENIVERALILCHERLLRIDPAMVNVRVPPEAGPRRTLHDEERHHILQTLTLLDWRIEGPGGAADQLGLAPSTLRSRMQKLAIRRPSRM, encoded by the coding sequence GTGCATAACGCGGCGCTCAACTATCGCACCCTGTTGTCCGTCACCAATGTGCTGAATTCTCAGCGCAACCGGCAGAGCCTGTTTCGCGCTGTCACGGATCAGTTGGCGAAAGTCGTCCGGTGGGAGCGAGCTGGAATCACGGTGTACGATTTGAAGTCGGATGCTTTTCGCTTTTATGCGGTGGAAACGAATCTGCCCAAGGTGGTGCTCAGAAGCGACGCGATGATCCCTCGCGCGCACAGCGCGGTGGGGTGGGTCTACGATCATCATCAGGTACACGTGCGGCCTCACCTTCAGCGAGAGCGACTGTTTATCGAGGATGAGAGTTATCTCCAGGAAGGACTTGGTCGCATGATCAACCTTCCTATGGTCGTCCAGGAAGCGTGTCTCGGTACTCTGAACATCGGCAGCGTCGAGGCGGGACATCCGGATCCGGCCGATGTGGATTTTCTCCAGCAGGTGGCCACGCAGATCGGCTTCGCCATCGCTCACGTCAACGCCTACGAAGAAATCAACCGTTTGAAAGAACAGTTGGCGCGGGAAAACGTGTACTTGGCGGAGGAGCTGAAGGCTAATCAGGATTTTGGCATCGTCGTAGGGCGAAGCCAGGCATTTGAGCAGGTGCTGACGCTCGCTCGGCAGGCGGCTCCGACGGGCGCCACGGTGATGGTGACAGGGGAGACCGGAACCGGCAAGGAGGTCCTGGCGCGCGCCATCCACGAGCGGAGCTTGCGGCGTGATCGGGCCTTTGTGCGGTTGAATTGTGCGGCGCTGCCATCGGGATTGATCGAAAGCGAGCTGTTCGGCCACGAGCGGGGCGCCTTTACGGGTGCCGAACATCAGCGGGTCGGCCGGTTCGAGCTTGCCGATGGCGGCACATTGTTTCTAGATGAGGTCGGCGAGATGCCGCTTGAGGCGCAGGCGAAGCTCTTGCGGGTACTCCAGGACGGTCTGGTCGATCGAGTCGGCGGTGCGAATGCCATTCCGGTGGATGTCCGGGTGATTGCCGCCACGAACGCCGATTTACACCGGGCGATTCAACAGGGGCGTTTCCGCAGCGATTTGTACTACCGCTTGAACGTGTTTCCCATCCATATGCCTCCGCTCAGAGAACGCCCGGAGGACATCCCTATCCTTGCCCGACATTTCCTGCGGGTTCATTCCCAGCGGCTGAAGCGACACTGTGAAGACTTCGATGGGCCGTCGATGGAGCGGTTGGTGCAATATGCCTGGCCGGGAAATGTGCGGGAGCTTGAGAACATCGTGGAACGTGCATTGATCCTGTGTCACGAGCGCCTGTTGCGTATCGATCCGGCGATGGTGAATGTACGTGTCCCGCCCGAAGCAGGTCCTCGCCGAACGCTGCATGACGAAGAGCGACACCATATTCTTCAAACGCTCACGCTGCTCGACTGGCGGATCGAAGGACCCGGCGGAGCTGCGGACCAGTTGGGGTTGGCCCCGAGCACGCTCCGCAGCCGGATGCAGAAATTGGCCATTCGCCGCCCCTCCCGCATGTAA
- a CDS encoding formate/nitrite transporter family protein, translated as MTVPRIARRVMAGEPKKEAAMDYVKPYGVVDSMLAGGALKLSLPPRQLVLRGMLAGAYLGIGTSMAVTVAVETGYWILGSLLFPFGLALAILLGAEIITGSFALLPCAAVAGQKNAGLRQVCANWGWVFLGNLLGSTLYAGLFAIALTTAGDAQINAVGTKLIAIAEAKTNYYASHGTAGLLAAFTKGMLCNWMVSLAVVAAFMSTSFSGKILAIWGPTLLFFSQGFEHAVVNMFLMPVGMLLGANVSVSTWWLWNQIPVTVGNLVGGMLFTGLAIYGAHHTSAPAATPSVPATMPAQPGTARADQPGYSPSY; from the coding sequence GTGACCGTGCCACGCATCGCGCGACGAGTGATGGCCGGCGAACCGAAGAAGGAGGCTGCGATGGACTATGTGAAGCCATACGGCGTGGTGGACAGTATGCTGGCCGGCGGCGCGCTGAAGTTGAGTTTGCCGCCGCGTCAGTTGGTGCTTCGCGGCATGCTGGCCGGCGCCTATCTCGGGATCGGGACCAGCATGGCGGTGACGGTGGCGGTCGAAACCGGATACTGGATTCTCGGCAGTCTGCTCTTTCCCTTCGGATTGGCGCTGGCGATTCTGCTTGGTGCCGAGATCATCACGGGCAGTTTTGCACTGTTGCCCTGCGCTGCCGTCGCCGGCCAGAAGAATGCCGGTCTGCGGCAGGTCTGTGCGAACTGGGGCTGGGTCTTCCTGGGCAATCTGCTGGGCAGTACCCTGTACGCCGGCCTGTTTGCCATCGCTCTGACCACCGCCGGAGATGCGCAAATCAATGCGGTCGGGACCAAACTCATTGCGATCGCCGAAGCGAAAACCAACTATTACGCGTCACATGGCACGGCCGGGCTCCTCGCGGCGTTCACCAAAGGGATGCTCTGTAACTGGATGGTAAGCCTGGCGGTGGTGGCGGCGTTCATGTCGACGTCATTCTCCGGGAAAATCCTCGCGATCTGGGGGCCGACCTTGTTGTTCTTTTCGCAAGGATTCGAGCATGCGGTCGTGAACATGTTTCTCATGCCCGTCGGCATGTTGCTGGGGGCCAATGTCAGTGTGTCGACCTGGTGGCTCTGGAATCAGATCCCGGTGACCGTAGGGAATCTGGTCGGGGGCATGCTGTTTACGGGATTGGCGATCTATGGGGCGCACCATACGAGTGCGCCGGCCGCGACCCCATCCGTTCCCGCAACGATGCCGGCTCAACCGGGGACTGCCCGGGCCGATCAGCCGGGCTATTCTCCTTCGTATTAA